One Anser cygnoides isolate HZ-2024a breed goose chromosome 6, Taihu_goose_T2T_genome, whole genome shotgun sequence genomic region harbors:
- the CTLA4 gene encoding cytotoxic T-lymphocyte protein 4, with the protein MLSVLVTVGFLCTATAIAEVMEVSQPAMVLANRQGVASLVCKYKHIGNAKEIRVTLLKQTGDQFTEICASTYTTEFKMFSVEEVIQCRVSPSRNNVTLTLTGLQVNDTGLYVCKMERMYPPPYFMNKGNGTQLYVIDPEPCPDTAIYLWVLGATASGFFLYSFIISAVVVGKAIQRRRRLTTGVYVKMPSEKLEKKVIPFHITVN; encoded by the exons ATGCTCTCAGTATTGGTCACCGTGGGATTTCTCTGCACAGCCACTGCCATTGCAGAAG TAATGGAAGTGTCTCAGCCAGCAATGGTGCTGGCCAACAGGCAAGGAGTTGCCAGCTTGGTGTGTAAATACAAGCACATCGGGAATGCAAAGGAAATTCGAGTGACTCTGCTGAAACAGACGGGTGACCAGTTCACTGAGATTTGTGCTTCAACCTACACGACGGAGTTTAAAATGTTCAGTGTGGAAGAGGTCATTCAGTGCCGTGTTAGCCCTAGCCGAAACAATGTGACCCTCACCCTCACTGGCCTGCAAGTTAATGATACTGGTCTTTATGTCTGCAAGATGGAGCGGATGTACCCTCCACCCTATTTTATGAACAAGGGCAATGGCACACAACTCTACGTGATTG ATCCAGAACCGTGTCCAGACACTGCCATATATCTCTGGGTATTAGGAGCTACTGCCTCAGGATTCTTTCtttacagcttcatcatctcAGCTGTTGTTGTGGGCAAAGCG ATACAGAGAAGACGACGTCTCACTACTGGAGTCTATGTGAAAATGCCTTCTGAAAAGCTAGAGAAAAAAGTGATTCCATTTCACATCACTGTGAATTGA